CCACTTAACTGCATCCACAGTAGACTTATATCACAGAGACTAAAATGAAATCAGCACTAATGGCTAAACAGGAAATAGTGTTTTGATTGAGTTGGTGTTCCAGCCAAATATGAATATCTTGACTAAAGCATAAGCTTACAGAAGGCGTAAATAGAGGAACTAACCAACTTTTTGACCAGAATCTTCATTGATTTGCTCCAAATACACCTGTATATGGAAAAATTTCAGCTTTCTATTTAAGATATAGTAAAACAGCTAACCTTAAgatgacaaaatttctcgaattAATCAATTAATGTAGGCACTCTGAAAATCACAGAAATAAAAATCATGAAGAGAGAAAATATGTTTTCTGTTAGCTAGTCAACATCAACTcctgaaaagaaaaggaaaacgaATAATCTAGGTTGTAAAACAAGAAGgatctaataatttaattttcaTTTCAAACCAATTAAGGTGAAGGAAAGACAAGCAAAAAGTTCTCACCAGTTTTACTGCAATGAGGTATATATTTATTTCAGGGGCACTGTTGAGTAATTCAGAATTAGTAAACATAACATCATACCCAATTACCTCTTACCTGGTGAGGACTCAATAGCgattatattatttttaacaaaaattcacCATTCATACAAACATTGTTTCCGCTATAGTTCTTAAAAATATAGCAAGAAAAATTCTGTTGGTCTGCAATAGACAAATATTAGATAAAGAAAATGAAAGTAATGTGCTGCCATTTGCCTACGCTATACTAATGCAAATAAATTATAATACATATAGATGTACAAATGCATACATAAACATATACAGTACAAAGCATATTACATAGACGTACTTCAGCAATTATAGGATGATAAGGAAAAGTTTATCCTCACCAAGCATCTCCTTACGCAAACTTAACAAAACTTAGCATATTCTAGATGCATGGTCATATGCCTTAAATAATATGTAGCACCTTACAGGTTTAACATTCTAAGCCGTTAGGCCAGTAAATGGTTAAATCCCGAAGGGGAGACCTGTCAGATTGTTCCTCTAGAGTCCAAGTAATGACATCTATGTGGCGTGCAAGCAACTTCAAGTcgcttttttttctttcatttgttccaCCATTAGCAATTATATTTGGACGGAACGATTTCAAAGCAAAGGAGAGGAGACAAACGATTATAGTAACTTCCTGTTACTTCCATCCTAAACATAACAAATTATAATAGATTCTGATCAGTACTGTGCAATGACATTAGCATTCCAATATACACATTTACATATCTTATAAAATAATCCTTAACGAGTCACATCTTTCCACTTTCACAAGAGAAGCTTATTTTTGATAAGGAACAGTAGTATCTAGAATAAATATGTATCATCGTTTACTGAACCATTCCATCATGAAAAGGGTCAAGTGGTTCACCCAATAACAATGCAATTCTGATTTCACAAGCGAAGCTTATTCTCTTCTACTTGTACATATCATAGTAatatatcttttatttctttgataaCTAGAAATCTCAATCACCTGGTGCACAATTCGAAACATGGTACTCTTCTCCACTTAACACCAAACTTATATCTATGGGTTCAAATTCGTGAGACGCGCCTAACTTCAAAGGCAGAACCAGGATTTAAATTCTATGGTTTCAAACTTTGAGGTTCTTAGTATTGAACACATTATATTTTTAAGATTATGAGTTCATATTTACTATTGTTAGAATCCTAGTAAATTTTTACACGTAAAGTTATGATCCGCATTGATAGTACTGGATGAACCCGATACTCTTATGCTACATCCGCTTCTGCCTAACCTACACTCACGCGCTGCATTTTTACCACCACTAATCATATACACCTGAGGGGAAGTATCAAAATGCTGAAGATAAAAGCCAGCTAAAATAGGACAAGATCTGACATAAAAACAGAACATACATGGACATTGTAAAAAAATTGGAAATGAAACCATATATTGAAATAGAGAGATGGGGAAAAGTACCAAATGAGGAGAAGAAGAGGAGTAATAGTAGGAAACACAACCAGCAACGGCAGCAATAGCTCCAAAGGGGAAGCTAGGGTTAGCAAAATTAGACTTGGAATAATGGCCTTCTCTCCTGAATGCAGCGATGGGTGCAGCCGCTGCCGCCTTTGCTAGCTTCCTGAAGAACGCCGCCATTTTCACTTCACTGGAGGAGTAAAAAAGGGTTATAGGATTtatgaagaaaatgtgaattCTGTGATCGGTTTTTGTGTGTAGAGAAGCGAAATGAAAGAATCCTACGCGGTCAAGTCCACCGTACTCACAGGCTAAAAAACGGTTTTTTAGTTAAAATACAGTTTTGTTATAAACTAGAAAAGGAAATTTCCTTAACAAAAGCAAGAAAATTAAGAACAATGAAAAACTAAGAGAATAATAGATTGGAAGGATAATTATCCCGGAATTGTTATCCCAATCAGAAGCGCGGATTTAGTATCTATCTATACGTGCAAAAGCACACATTTTATAAATTTAGTGTATAACCGAAACAAAAAGTGTACAAACATATTTTTAATATTAGTTAAAATctcaaattataaatttttatttaagAGTTATCTATGAATGTCAGATTATGTGTTTGCGCTCCAATACCAGATCCTACATTATGATTTAACAGCTAAATAATACTCTAACAATGtaaataatttaacttattttgagtacaataacaataaaaataatgTTTAAGCAAATTTTAACTCATTTTATTTCTTTCTAGAAATAAATATTGttggatttaaatatttctaatcTAATAAAATTCTTTCTACGATAATTATATCTAACAATATATGGAGTATCTTATTATCATTCGTATTCTTCAACTTGAGTTCAATAGGAATAATATAAAATTGATTAGGTACTTTGAGcaaatagaaattattttcttaagGCTATGAGAACATAGTATAGTTACATAATATTTGACAAGTCAGTATATTATTCTACATTATTTGAGCTATTAAAGCAAATGCGCACTCATATGTCGAAGTTATATAAAGGTATTAGAGTACTTTTGCATGatataatttttttctttattaagtTGGCTAATATGATCAATAGTTCTTATTAAGCTTTtactttaaaaaatttattttataactcatcacatagtttaataatttttgtgtaattttttcaaattttatattcATTGATACTATACGAAgaacacgcgcaacgcgcgtactttaaagctagtactatattaaaagcacgaaagttcttagcgaaatgtcgttcgtcttttttatccCTTAATAATAGAGTTTATATTGGACAAAATAGTCAATTTAactaattttctaatatttaagaaattaaaatcaactaaaattttgctcATTAAATTATTCCTTATTTGAATGTatgaagtcctaatatttaggattccaaaataataaatattgtTACCTTATATAAATCAATTAAATTTTCAAGTAAGTATTCAGTATTCACCAAATTGCATTTAACATGCGAGGAAGAGTTCCAACTTCCAATCCTATTGCAAGTTCCACTCGGTCCAACGTGAACAAGGGGGATGTGAATCCTTAGAATCAATTTGAGTGGTTAGAAAGGTATAAAAGTTCCCATAGACACATAATTTAGTTCTGTAAgctttattaaaaaataattacattagGAATAATTTAGGTCCAGGTGCAACTCTCAGTAGGAATAATTTATGTACTAAAATGTAAGTACACATTAATGCTATAATTAGATGTAAACTAACTCAAAATATTCATAATTATGATACTATTTAGCTCAACATCAAATCCAACAAATACTTTcaaaatgacacataagaattgAATGTGAGATATGGGTAGATACGCAAAGCGCGTACTCTAAAAGGGCGCTCTTCGCGAAGTATTGATCGATATTTTACCCATCACAAATAAAATTCACATGAGACAATCTAGCTAATTGGGATCAATATTCTATCATTTTctgaaatttatattttataatataattttattttataactcaaatacattattcaaaaatattgttctaaattttaaattatatattcaattaatataaatacacgcgcaaagcgcgtaccatAAAGCTAGTTTATAAAAACAAGGGTGAACAAattaaagaaaagataaaaaaaagTACTAAGTGGATTTGATATGTAATCCTTAAGGTAAATAATTCAGCATTCAAATGAGTGCACCATTTACCCTATTTAGAGATGGGTGCCAGCATATAACATTAGATTAATTCtaaaaaatatgtacataaaatatctaGTTTGACGGAGAGATATGAGTTCACATGCCCCATATATTTGCCTATAAATCCGTCCCTGATCCCACCCTCTCATAGTGATATAATTGCACTATCATTCTGAAAAAACTAATCTTAGGATTAGTTATACCGCGATTTTATTCCAACCAAATGTAGAATAAACCCATTTTAAAtttaatcccgaaattaattatccCTTATCTGTCGTACCAAACAAGCCCTCAAGTTCTTGGCCATGAAAAGCTTGCTCATCAATGAAGATGAAGTGTTAGACCAAAATATTCACCGGGCTATCAAAAATTTTGCATGTACCATCTAAAGCAGAAGTAGTCTACTTAAAATTTTAAGATCAAAGATTTAATCAAATCATGAAGTTTGGTTGAAATGTCATGGAAGTTAAAATTGAATAGAGAGAAACAATATCGATGTAGTAGTAACACTATGTTTTGGGTTGTCTTGCTTAGCGAAGGATAGGCCGgtacactaagctcccgctatacgCAGGGTCCGAAAAagagccggaccacaagggtctattacACGACTTGAACCGTAATctcagttacgccaaggctcccaaCATTTTGATAGCTCAGCGAGTATTTTTAATCTTGTGTCAATAGGTTCATCATCTAGAGGCCATGTATGGATTAGGAAGACGACAGATAACTTTCCATCCCCTTCTATTAAGTTTGCAAACATTATGTACAACATTTTGACCCTTCATTCTGGACAAGTTACTAAGTTTACCCTTTCCATGTCTGAACTGAAAAAGTATCCTCAGATTGGCAGCTTGATATATTTCCTCTCTAGGAACGGCATTGAACATCTTGTTCTTCAATTTTCGGAGTGGAACCGATACAAATTGCCTTCATCATTTTTCTCGTGTTCACAGTTGAGGTATTTAACCCTGCAAAATTGTCTAGTATGTCCCCCACCAGTCTTCAAAGGATTTGATATGTTAATTAGCCTGGAACTGTGTCATGTCTTAATTTCTTCCAAGTCACTAGAAAGTTTAATCTCTTCTAGCCCGTTTCTTGAGAATTTAGTATTGAAAATCTCAGATACTGTAAACCACATTCAAATTAAAGCTCCCAAGTTGAGATCCTTCGACTTCTCAGGCTGTCTAAAACTTATTTCCTTAAACAATGTTCCTCATCTTGCTAAGCTCTCTCTTTTGTATGGAGAATCATTTGAGGAATCAGAAAAATGTGATCTTGACAAATTTTTTCAGTCACATCCTGCTATTGAGCATCTCCACATGGAATACGGGAGTGTCCAGGTAAGTGTTGCTTTAGAACTTCATTGCAATGCATTTTGATGGAATGTACCATCTTTTTTGGGCTTTGAGTTATCttgatttttcattttatttGTAGTTCTTGGTTGCTGAAGTACCAAGAAGGCTTTCCTCAGCTCTTAACTATCTTAAATGTCTTTACGTATCTCTGGATGGACTAGATGATCTTTCCTGTGCTCTTTGCTTGCTACGAAGCTCCCCATATTTACAAGATCTTGAAGTGAAGGTGATTAATGATGTTTATATTTCCTTTTATCCTTTGTAACTAGTAAAATTGTTGTTATGTGATAAGGAGGTCACGACTCGAAGCTGTGAAAGCAGTCTCTTGCAGAAATATAGGGTAAGACTGCATACAGTAGACTCTTGTGGTCCAATCTTTCCTCGGACCCCGCATATAGTGGAACTTAGTGCACCGGACTGTCCTTTTATTTCTTTTGTATGTAATGACGGCTTCCTTATTTTAATACTCATTAGATCTTCAATCTTCTTAATCTTTCTTAGGTATCTATTGATGAATCGGATGATGaagttgatgaagtttctacaagCTTCTCAGATGTGACATTGAATCACGTTAGGACGGTTAAAGTTGAAGGAATAACAGGCACAAAGCTTGATATGCAGCTTATCAAGCTTCTATTGGCAAAATCCCCAATGCTTGTGAGAATGCTAATTGAGCCAGACCTATATTGGGTAAACAAAGAAAAAGGAGCGGAGATACTTGCAGAGTTATCGACATTTCAGCGGGCATCGCGTAAAGCTGAAATTGTATGTCAGCTAGAAAGGAAATGGAATTGAGTCAGGAGGATGCAGTAGTATATGATGTCATTTGCCTGAAATTTTCATGCTCAATTTTTGAACTAAAAGGCTGTAGGTTGTGAAAAAGCTTAACAAAGCATTATATTGATATGGTATTTCTTCTGTTGTTTTGCGTTTAACAATTCGGTAACAGGCTCGACTAAGCTTTTGTTTGCCAAGTCCCCAGTGTTGGTGAGATTGCTAAAGTTTATCATCAAGTGTCAATTGTGGAAGTCTGCACCAGTTATACCTCCATTTCTTTGATAAGATGCTTGTCCTCACAGCATCTCGCAAAGGCAAACGCATCAGAATGGCATTGACTACATTATCAGGTAGATCGGTAGTCCTAGGTGGCATCATAAATGCCAAGAGGAATCTacagaaaataaacaagaacACAAAGGTAAGTAATATCCACATTATCTGCATATAGTACACAAATGACACTCATCCATCTCCTCCTAATATCGATAAATTGCATTTCTTTAGAGCAACAATACCTTCCCATAAATACTTCAAGAATACAGTGGATTATACAGATTTGTTATTGGAAAGGAAAATTCAAAACAACACATACAAGAATCACATTGTATTTTGCCGCTAATAAGCTTCAAAAAATTGACCAGTGTCGGGTAATTGTCACTCTT
This sequence is a window from Nicotiana tomentosiformis chromosome 5, ASM39032v3, whole genome shotgun sequence. Protein-coding genes within it:
- the LOC104116836 gene encoding F-box/FBD/LRR-repeat protein At1g13570-like codes for the protein MYNILTLHSGQVTKFTLSMSELKKYPQIGSLIYFLSRNGIEHLVLQFSEWNRYKLPSSFFSCSQLRYLTLQNCLVCPPPVFKGFDMLISLELCHVLISSKSLESLISSSPFLENLVLKISDTVNHIQIKAPKLRSFDFSGCLKLISLNNVPHLAKLSLLYGESFEESEKCDLDKFFQSHPAIEHLHMEYGSVQFLVAEVPRRLSSALNYLKCLYVSLDGLDDLSCALCLLRSSPYLQDLEVKVSIDESDDEVDEVSTSFSDVTLNHVRTVKVEGITGTKLDMQLIKLLLAKSPMLVRMLIEPDLYWVNKEKGAEILAELSTFQRASRKAEIVCQLERKWN